Part of the Leucoraja erinacea ecotype New England chromosome 15, Leri_hhj_1, whole genome shotgun sequence genome, gcgcctccagtagatcccttggatggtggggaggtcagtgcccgtgatggaccgggcagtgtccaccactctctgtggtctccttcgttcctgggcgttcgagttgctgaaccaggccgtgatgccacTGGTCGCTGTGCTCTCTACCTGTAGATGTTCGACAGCGGGCTCATCGACAAACTGAAATCTCCTCAGTCTGCAAAGGAAGTGGAgacgttgatgagctttctttaagaTTGCATCAAGGTGCTGGGCCCAGATACACACGCCCAGGAACCTgactctccaccaccatcctgccAATgacagctcagtttagtttattgtcacatataccaaagtacagtgaaaagctttttgttgcgtgctagctatCCTGTCAGtgtaaaactatacatgattataaccaagcgtccacagtgtacacatactggataaagggaataatgtttagcgcaagaaagtccactccctcttctcccctctcacatcaggcaagaggtacagaagtgttaaaacgcacacctagagattcagggacagtctgttatcaggcaactgaaccatcccatcaccaactagagagcggtcctgagctactatctacctcattggagacctacaAGCTATTTTTAAAtgcactttactggactttatctggcactaaacattattccctttatcctgtatctgtacactgtagacggcttgattgtaatcatgtacagtctttccgctgactggacagaacGCAACTaaagttttttcactgtaccttggtacacgtgacaataaacaaaacactaaactaaacttgtaatggggcgatcagaactgcacgcagTATTCCAAagacagcctaaccaaagttctataaatTTGCATCCTGACttgctgactcttatactcaatgccccgaccgatgAAGACAAGAAAACTGTCCGCCTTCTTTACCGCtccatctacctgtgttgccactttcaggcgaTTATGGACCTGGGCCACAAACACTAAATCACTTTGAGAGATCAGTGACAAAGGGGGAAATGACGCGGGTGGGGGGAAtctgtaactttgtaagtgcctttatgggcgactatttgcataccttggtaaggtgtgcaagcaaagaatttcactgtgacttgtcacatgtgacaataaagtattctattctattctatattttgcCGCGCCCATTGAAAACGTGATTTCTTTATCCCATGCGTTGCCGGGTCAAATGCACAGATCGGGAGTGGATGGGATGCTCCTGCTATCAAAGAATGAAGTGAAACAGTAACGAGCTTGTGGATTCAGTGGAACCATTTTGGCACAACATCTGCTGCAAACTCTTGTGCTGGTTGGGGATTTCCTGAACCTTGAGACTCACTCTGAAACCTAACGACTGGAACTGTTTGACAATTAGACCACTTGCCGTGACTCTGATGTGGAAACATCACAAATAATGTGACTGTCCGACACAGCAATAAGGCAGGAATGTTGATTTACACTAACGTCTCTGTTCTTACCTGCTTTAAATAAAAATACAGTCTGAAAAGTACAAAGtcacagaactgtacagcacggaaacaggccctttggcccaccttgtccatgccgaccaagttggtgtACTGGGATAGTCCCTTTCCCCTATAttttgcccatattcctctaaacccttcctatccatttatctgtcccaatgtcttttaaacattgtaattgtacctgcttctatagtttcctctggcagctggttccagatacggactcccctcagagtgaaaatgttgcccctgatGTTCCTCTtaaacctctcccctctcactttaagcctgcgccctctagttttaggATCCTCTACCCTGCGGAAAAAGGCGGTGagcccctcgtgatcttgtacacctcaataaggtcactccctcagcctcctacactccacagAAAGagggcccagcctatccaacctctccctgtaactcaagcccgcaagcccaggtaaccTGGTATGAAGCTACCCCTCTCTCTCAGCCAGGGGCCACTATATACACTGTCCTCCCAGTGGGACGGGGCTTCAAAGGGGCTTTCTGCTATCATTACACAAATGATCCCCGGAATGAGTATGTTAACCTATGAtggtgtttgacggcactgggcctgtactcgctggagtttagaagaatgaggggtgacctcattgaaacatacagaatagtgaaaggcttggatagagtggacgtggagaggatgtttccactagtgggagagtctaggacttgaggtcatagcctcagaatgaaaggacgttcttttaggaaggagatgaggaggaatttctttagtcagagggtggtgaatctgtggaattctttgccacagaaggctgtggattgtcaaagctgccacagccagacataaaaaacagttttttatccacgagtagttgctctactcaacatccaaaaatctgtagcctcccttagaTCTGGTAttatgttggttcacatgcttgatcaatgatgttttaccattaatgttttattattattaatgttcagtgttttctgagtcatccgtaactgtcactgtatgtcatgttgttacttgtggtcggagcaccaaggcaaattccttgtatgtgaatacttggccaataaacgtacttactttttAAGACagggattcttgattaatacaggtgtcagaggttatggggagaaggcaagagaatgaggttaggagggggagTTAGATCAGCCGTGtttgattggtggagtagacttgatgggctgaatggcctaatgctactatcacatgaccttaccaTCTCCTTATAGGTATTACTTACAAGgagtggttggacaaacttggattgttttctctggagggttagaagctgaggggagacctgatagaagtttattaaATTATGCGAGAAacaggtagggtagacagtcagaacctttttcccctgggtggaaatgtctaatactagagggtataggttttaggtgagggggggagagtttTTATACCAAGCGCGCTggctgcctggaacacactgccatggatgggggtggaggcagatatgacagtgaagtttaggaagcttttagataggcacatggatatgcagggaatggagggatatggatcgtgtgcagtcagatgagattaatttaacttgtcatcatggtcggcacggacattgtgggtctGCTCCAATGCTGTCCGGagtcagaagggtcccgacccgaaacgtcacctatccatgttctccagagatactgcctgaccccctgattactccagcactgtgcccctttggcataaatcagcatctgcagttcttttctgcaCAATGCAATGTTAGTgttcatttcaagaggactagaatatgaaAATGGAATGTAAcgtctgaggctttataaggcactggttagatagattagatagcctttattgtcattcagacagaagtctgaacgaaattgcagcagtcatacatataatacaataaaaacaacaataaacacatattaacatccaccacagtgagtccacccagcatctcctcactgtgatggaggcaaaagtcttaggtctgcagtctcttccctcctcttctccctctgcgctgagtggATACcccccgcatttggagtattgtgagcagttctttgaccccatatctgaggacggatgtgctggccttggagggggtccagaggaggtttacgagaatgatcccaggaatgattgggttcacatatgatgagcatttgatggcgctgggcctgtactcgctggagtttagaaggatgaggggggaccttattaaagcttaccgaatagtgaaaggcttggatagagtggatgtggaaaggatgcttccacttgtgggagagtctaggaccagaggccacagccttggaataaaaggacgtaactttagaatggagatgaggaggaatttcttcagtcagagtgtggtgaagctgtggaattcattgccacagacaatcggtggaggccaagtcattgggtatttttaaggtagagattgatgatttcttgatcagtaagggtgtcgggggttatggggagaaggcagaagaatggggttgagagaaagaatgatcagacatgattgaatggcggagtagacttgatgggccgaatggcctaattctgctcctataactatgAACTTTTGGAGACCAGGGTTGTGAATGTATTTTGATTAAGTCAGAGCCACTTCTAACCTTCTCTCCCCTCGCCCTCTTCCCACAGGGATGAAGACATCGGCGGCTCCTGGATGGGTCTGGCCTGAGATTTAGACGTTTACCGTTCTTGCCGCAAGACCCCTGTTGTTGACTTCCCGTTGCCGGGGAGAGGGACGTGGGTAGCTGGTCGTTTTGCCCCTGTTGGCGGTGCCCACTCTCAGACTCGGTCATGCCACAGGTAGGAACCCCTTCCCTGTACCATCCCTACCCAGTCCCTGTCCCCAACATCACCCCGCCCAGTTAAAGTGAGCACAGGTgcttggcgtgtgtgtgtgtgtgtgtagccgtCCCACAtacaatgtcctctggtcattcacacttagtttggtttagtttattattgtcacgttcatgttcataagttctcagagcagaatgaggccattcggcccaccgagtctactctaTCATTCAAACAttcttgatctatctttcccaatctgatcaagaacctatcaatctccgctttaaaaatacccaatgactaaacggcaagcgcgaccaaaccagaagcggaggccgcgcggaggtcgagagtgagtgacgtgaagtttgagcgaagtccgcgggaagttcacgcgtgatgtacggcatcaagacgctgcgtacgcccatcgaggcgctgcgtacgggctcaatgcggctgcgggccggcaggccgttgccgcgcagaatttttgaacacagtcagttttctggagccccgcgcgatgtcgggaccagctccacacaactccatacggctccggcgatcgaagtgggaccggccccgcgaggctcaagcgaccacgttaggtcgcgcttgccgcatgctcgtgggacaggcccttaagcctccacagccgtccacagattcaccaccctctgactaaagaaattcctattgtccctagtgtgtaagatagaacttgtgtacagttgattgttggtcagcacggacatagtgggccgaagggcctgttcccacactgtatttctCAACGTGCAACATTTGATCATGAGATGAATGTCTGATGTGACAAaagaaatttgaaatttgaatttgaaatttgaatttgaaatttgatGGAAGCTGAACGAGAGGCCGAGGCTCAGGGAGAGGTTCCATGCATGGTGCATGCTTTGTGTTGCATTACATGCGACGCTCTTAATCCAGCTGTGCTTATCTCGGGAAAGATGAGTCACCAGCGCTGCAAAGGTAACTGCGAAGCCCCCTGTGCTGTGAGTACAAGGAGCAGAGAAATAGTGACGAGACGGTTTACGAAGATATTCCCGGGTCTCCAGAGCCTGAGtctaacttagtttagagatacagtgagaaaacaggcccttcggcccacagcaactatgccggccatcgatcacccgttcaatgctatcccactatctcatccacgcggaaacccacgtggtcacccaTGCAaacccatgcaaactccacacagacagcacccaaattcGAGCCCGTGTCCCTGTGTGgagacagcggctctacccgctgtgccacaccATGACCATAGTCGCTGAGGTCAGTTTTGTGctgtgttcaagagcttgatggttgttgggacgaTGTTGCTCTTCATCCTGGAGGTCAGGGGTTTTCAAACTGCTGTAACTTCTTCCCCATGgtggcagcgagatgagagtgtggccaggatggtgcgggtatTTGAGGATtctggctgccttattgaggcagcgcctcctgtagatcccttcgatggtggggaggtcagtgcccgtgatggaccgggcagtgtccaccactctctgtggtctccttcgttcctgggcgttcgagttgctgaaccaggccgtgataccACCGGTCGATGTGCTCTCTACCTGTAGATGTTCGACAGCGGGCTCATCGACAAACTGAAATCTCCTCAGTCTGCAAAGGAAGTGGAgacgttgatgagctttcttaaagATTGCATCAAGGTGCTGGGCCCAGATACATACGCCCAGGAACCTgactctccaccaccatcctgccaatgacagattagtttagtttattgtcacatataccaaagtacagtgaaaagctttttgttgcgtgctagctatccagtcagcgtaaaactatacatgattgtaACCaagcgtccacagtgtacagatactggataaagggaataacatttagtgcaagaaagtccactccctcttctcccctctcccatcaggcaagaggtacagaagtgtgaaaacgcacacctccagattcagggacagtttctttgcgactgttatcaggcaactgaaccatcctagcaccaactagagagcggtcctgagctgccaTCCACCTCGTTGGAGACCCCCACTCTATCTTTAAACGCACgttactggagtttatcttgcactaaacattattcccctttgtcctgtatctgcacactgtagacggcttgattggaatcatgtatagtctttccgctgctgGACAGCACATTTAGTGGGAGATagcccactccctctcccatcaggcaagagatacactgcccacgctgaccaagataccccatctacaccagtcccacctgcctgcgtttggcccatatccctctaaacttatcctatcaatgtacctatatagatgtttcttaaacattgtgatagtatctgcttgtctcaactacctcctccggcagctcgttccatacaccaagcACCCTCtgcaaaagttgcccctcaggttcctattaaatctttcctccccccacccccctcaccttaaacgtatgtccggtggatcttgattcccctagcccaggtaaaagactctgtgcattcaccctttgtATTCTTCTCATGAAGTAATGTCATTTTCGTAAGTTTTTTCTAAAAGGAGGCGCAGGtaaccactgattttctggcagcTTGTGACCGAAGTCGACTTCCACGGCCAACTTTGCGGGCTGGTATCTGGACTCCCCCCTTCCCATGGACCGGCATAACGGGTGGTGGACCAGCGTGGTTGTAATCCGGACTGAGTCTGATTTCTCTCGCAGCCCAATGCGCGTGGGATGGAGCCTGCATTCGCCGATGCTTTCAGAAACACCAGCTCATGTAACTCCACCGATCACACTGCAGCCAGCCCTGACTCCAGCCCTGACTCCTGCTTCCTGTATGAACAGGTACGATCCTCAGCTTCAGGGTCTCCCGGACTCAGCCTGCATTAGGTTCAGATtgaagtttattgttgtcacgtggagGGGtgtggagaaccagaggacagaggttcaaggcGAGACGACAAAATATTTaactggaatctgaggggtaactttatggtggtgggtgtatagaacgagctgccggaggagctagttgaggcagctactataacaGTACTTAAAGcacacatggacaggtacatggatagaccaggttcagagggatatgggccaaaagcaggcaggtgggacgtgtgtacaagaagctggggggcagtgttagctgtgaggaggatgctaggagactgcagggtgacttggataggttgggtgaatgggcaaatgcatggcagatgcagtataatgtggataaatgtgaggttatccactttggtggcaaaaacaggaaagtagactattatctgaatggtggccgattaggaaaaggggagatgcaacgagacctgggtgtcatggtacaccagtcattgaaagtaggcatgcaggtgcagcaggcagtgaagaaagcgaatggtatgttagcattcatagcaaaaggatttgagtataggagcagggaggttctactgcagttgtacagggtcttggtgagaccacacctggagtattgcgtacagttttggtctccaaatctgaggaaagacattcttgccatagagggagtacagagatggttcgccagactgattcctgggatgttaggactaacatatgaagaaagactggatagactcggcttgtactcgctagaatttagaagattgagggtatagaaacttacaaaaatcttaaggggttggacaggctagatgcaggaagattgttcctggatgttggggaagtccagaacaaggggtcacagtttaaggataagggggaaatgttttaggaccgagatgaggaaaacatttttcacacagagagtggtgaatctctggaattctctgccacagaaggtagttgaggccagttcatttgctatatttaagagggagttagatgtggcccttgtggctaaagggatcagggggtatggagagaaggcaggtacaggatactgagttggatgatcagccatgatcatattgaatggcggtgcaggctcgaagggccgaatggcctactcctgcacctattttctatgtttctatgtaccagtacaacaggtagtacaacggggaagatacagagtgcagaattgtagcgcatcagttcaagagacaaggtccaatgtccgcaatggggtagaagtgaatcggacagtaccctagcttatggaaaaaacgttcagaagcctgataacagaggggaagaagctgttcctgagtctggtggtgcaggcttttgagcttctgtaccttctgccggatgggagcgggtggaagaaggaatgaccggggtgggacaagactttgattatgttggctgcatttccaaggcagcgtgaattgCAGGTGACGTCGATGGTGACGAGTCTGGTCTGTTTGTCGAGGTTGTTCGttatcgggagagattggacaaacttgggttcTTTTCTCTGGAGCAACAGAGGTTGAGGGCTGACCTGATAGAACTTCATAAAATCAGGAGAGGCATATAAAGAGTGGACTGTCAGTAACTTTTTCCCTGGGAAAGTGGAAATATCAAAAGACTGGAGGGTTCAGCTTAAAGGTgggaggggcaaagattaaagggtttaagagggaactgcagatgctggagaatcgaaggttacacaaaaaagctggagaaactcagcgggtgcagcagcatctatggagcgaaggaaataggcagcgtttcgggccgaaacgtcgcctatttccttcgctccatagatgctgctgcacccgctgagtttctccagcttttttgtgtaaccaaagattaaaggggatgtgcggggcaagtttttttacacaaagggtggtgggtgccaggggtggtggtgcctTTTATGGGcctttttagatgggcacatggttatgctgggaatggaggtaaATGGATCACAGGCGGGCAGAGATAAGTTTAATTTCAGATTGTGTTCTGTTTGTCACTGAGCTGTGCAGTTCTATGCTCCAAGGGAGTGAGAACAGAATGTGTTTATGGAtcgaaaagatttagagggaaatgggacaAACGTACGCAGGTGAGACTAGCattgcaaaaaaaagacacaaagtgctggagtaactgcgggtctggcagtttcaggtcaagacctttcttctgactgattggccATCTTattgcatcttggtcggcatggacaggatgggctgaagggcctgcttctgtgctgtgcgATTATGACTCAAGACAGAAAATACTAATCGTGCCTGAAGTGGGGTCTCGACCCCGTCCACGTTctccacatttgctgcctgacccgctgagttactccagcactttgtgccttctgtgtggcgcctgcagttccttgcttctactgaCTGTGCCTTTGTCGCCGCTTGCAGGGGCGGCGCTTGGCCTACACCGCCAGCTCCAGGAATGACCTGCTGAGCCTGAGCCTGTACCAGACCCCCATGAGGGAGAAGATCGACCTGCTGAGCGACCTCGTGGACGACGAGCCCGCCGACAGCGGCCACGGCGAGCGCTGGGACGTGGCGGCCCTGGACGACTTCACCAGGTTCGCCAAGGCCGACCTCTGGAGCACCAAGGAGATGGACCTTCTGGGCTTGGACCAGAGTGCAAGTCCTTACCAGAACGAGGCCAGGCTTTCTCAGACGCCCACGCTGGCCGAACTCAATGCCGTGGACTCCCAGCCCGTGCCTGACTCCTGGTGCCTCCTACGGACTGGTCGGGAGGATTCCCCGTTTTCTGGTAGACCTGAAGTCGCCGGTAGAACCATGGAGTCCTCCAGAAAGCCCAACGCAATGGACTCCTTACAGTCGGAAGGTGTTGTATTCCTCCAGAGAAGGGAACAGCAACTGGCCAACTTGAAGACCACCATGCCCAAGGACAATGAGCCATGTCCCGTACATCCTGAAGCCCCCCCCACATCTGAGGACCGCGCCCTTGGTGACCGACCGCCCCGTCCCAGCCACCCGTCTGTCGCCGTGCCGGGTCAGGAAGAAGGGACAGCCGGTGACCGAGTGGGACCGAGACCctggagacagcccgagggttcGGTGGAGGCGGGCAGCGTAGCCCTGGAGGATTGCAGGCGGGACGAGGGAGATGGGCGGAGGTACCGGACCCCGTCCCCCGCCTGGCGAGAGAGCGGGGAGCCCAGGCCGGATGCGGGGGGGGAGGTGAACTACGACGAGCACAACTACTCCTTGTTCAGCGTGGAGGGGCTGGGCCTGCAGCCGGACGACGGGAGGTCCGAGCTGGAGGACGGCTCCGACACTGACCAGGACGGCAGTCAGAACGAAGACGAGGAGGGCGAAGACTATGACGAAGATAAAGACGACTTCAGTGACTATCTCTCCGACGCAGGTAACGGCCATTGCAACCGCCCCTGcacagaaactgacccttcggcccatcgagaattgatgggataacatagaaaccaccacacagtggcgcagtggtcctgcctcacagcaccagaggcccgggttccatcctgacctcgggtgctgtctgtcggtgtggagtttgcacgttctccctgtgactgcggtgggtttactccgggcgcTCCGCTTTccacccacatcacaaagacgttcgggtttgtagctgaattggcccactgtaaatttcccctggcgTGTGTGTACATGCAATATTGaagattcagagggtggtgggtgtatggaacgagctgccagaggtggtgcttGCGGGAGGTACAATAGCAACATGTAAGAGACATTTGCCGCTAGTGCAGTGGATGAAAAAAGGGAGATAACTAGTGTAAACGGTGATCaacggtcggcatggacatggtgggccgaagggcctgtttccaccttgtatccctaaactgaactgaaactaaatCGATTTTTTAGAGTCatccatagaaacagagaaaataggtgcaggagtaggccattcggcccttcgagcctgcaccgccattcaatatgatcatggctgatcatccaactcagtatcctgtacctgccttctctccataccacctgatccctttagcca contains:
- the LOC129704170 gene encoding CREB3 regulatory factor-like isoform X1, producing MPQPNARGMEPAFADAFRNTSSCNSTDHTAASPDSSPDSCFLYEQGRRLAYTASSRNDLLSLSLYQTPMREKIDLLSDLVDDEPADSGHGERWDVAALDDFTRFAKADLWSTKEMDLLGLDQSASPYQNEARLSQTPTLAELNAVDSQPVPDSWCLLRTGREDSPFSGRPEVAGRTMESSRKPNAMDSLQSEGVVFLQRREQQLANLKTTMPKDNEPCPVHPEAPPTSEDRALGDRPPRPSHPSVAVPGQEEGTAGDRVGPRPWRQPEGSVEAGSVALEDCRRDEGDGRRYRTPSPAWRESGEPRPDAGGEVNYDEHNYSLFSVEGLGLQPDDGRSELEDGSDTDQDGSQNEDEEGEDYDEDKDDFSDYLSDAGNELEVCADVALDMGGRRLKRRYFWEYSDSHSTPSKQERILQPSEWDSSTLPSNVYLKENGVGQGRRMGKKSRRTDVDDLTPNPRKLLYIGDELKKLNKVIEELRPVSELPLNVRPRSRKEKNKLASRACRLKKKAQHEANKIKLWGLNIEHDNLLQVIVAIKNQIMRRVEQRRGGTQEESMAGKLQALLHSTVGRSVAGHASEFVSEVLEKVSVGEAEGNLSWRLSPWT
- the LOC129704170 gene encoding CREB3 regulatory factor-like isoform X2, whose amino-acid sequence is MRVGWSLHSPMLSETPAHVTPPITLQPALTPALTPASCMNSSRNDLLSLSLYQTPMREKIDLLSDLVDDEPADSGHGERWDVAALDDFTRFAKADLWSTKEMDLLGLDQSASPYQNEARLSQTPTLAELNAVDSQPVPDSWCLLRTGREDSPFSGRPEVAGRTMESSRKPNAMDSLQSEGVVFLQRREQQLANLKTTMPKDNEPCPVHPEAPPTSEDRALGDRPPRPSHPSVAVPGQEEGTAGDRVGPRPWRQPEGSVEAGSVALEDCRRDEGDGRRYRTPSPAWRESGEPRPDAGGEVNYDEHNYSLFSVEGLGLQPDDGRSELEDGSDTDQDGSQNEDEEGEDYDEDKDDFSDYLSDAGNELEVCADVALDMGGRRLKRRYFWEYSDSHSTPSKQERILQPSEWDSSTLPSNVYLKENGVGQGRRMGKKSRRTDVDDLTPNPRKLLYIGDELKKLNKVIEELRPVSELPLNVRPRSRKEKNKLASRACRLKKKAQHEANKIKLWGLNIEHDNLLQVIVAIKNQIMRRVEQRRGGTQEESMAGKLQALLHSTVGRSVAGHASEFVSEVLEKVSVGEAEGNLSWRLSPWT